One Fontisphaera persica DNA window includes the following coding sequences:
- the cas9 gene encoding type II CRISPR RNA-guided endonuclease Cas9 (Cas9, originally named Csn1, is the large, multifunctional signature protein of type II CRISPR/Cas systems. It is well known even to general audiences because its RNA-guided endonuclease activity has made it a popular tool for custom editing of eukaryotic genomes.), giving the protein MQSNHKNTPSQPDLELAFDVGHSSIGWAVLQEVNSPSPANDELPTPALLGCGVVIFGADDCLAKKRRDYRRQRRHIRATRQRIARLKSLLAHLGVLKPHQLDKPGCAWPWLLAARVLRGGPLLSWPELWDVLRWYAHNRGYNANRLWSRQEHGEEEDAEKVQNARHLLEKHQTRTMAETICAICGLDPLGNKRSCHLPGDQRPKGLNAAFPREIVEAEVLDILERHKNRLPQLNQAFIHALMSDWKAIGCPSIKLPERYHGGLLFGQLVPRFDNRIISSCPITFEKVFQQTLQETQDPKEAEHRATKAAKVPAAKCPEFLRFRWAMLLANVKISQAGNGHVRPLSVTERQTLHQKMEAKGFLTKDEFKKAVRELTHNQPDNLDQMLMPPDADKMLVLDPVKKALSQPFLIAIWPHLPIRLQKRAIGQLRHGKSITLAELCKNASEEERRRLQQALQDFAAQENTKKKRGQTHTVEDWLKQRLHADLPSARAPYTREVMRQAWQDVMEKGIHPKEKDGCLYRDEAIREAQIQRSIDQQTNNHLVRHRLKILERLHQDILKAYANEDPSRIKRITIEVNRELRDYSGMTRKEQEQDLGQRLAHFKSAVKKLEEDLKGNNIRITAGLIRKARIAMDLDWTCPYTGKDYDAITLARKGVDKDHVIPRSQRASDSLDSLVITFPEVNRMKGKRTALAFIEEFQGRTVEGRPDLTIRTVSQYRQWVESLDTRKGHAEDIRRKKRRKELLLLRDYVEEEFTPRDLTQTSQLVRLGAALLQRPYLELEQKPVITSLPGSVTAFIRRGWQLLGCLSLANPQVLDESGHVRTKDEIRGITHLHHALDACTLALASHYLPRDGHFWRLLLKRRLNSAEQRQLAHATRGLCQFNNDGEVVLRDLPAAFKEQLRQRLAERRVVQHIPKDMSGLPAEETVYRVFDPQDSHPSAKRLRRWFEAQKVKIPAPQDDTVLIVCRKRISSADAQSGTVLHETKTWRWVYKEVEKSKLIGLNPEPGSPGKLKKLKAVKIIGDNFGIALDPQPTIIRFHKVWHQLQALRRQNQNRPVRVLRNGQLIRVPDGRYEGVWRIASVKAAMTLDIIAPDRVKVESKGVGIKRDVKLATLVKNAMEILDSSYVGIAACPITSST; this is encoded by the coding sequence ATGCAAAGCAACCACAAAAATACTCCCTCCCAACCCGACCTCGAACTGGCCTTTGACGTCGGCCACAGCTCCATCGGCTGGGCCGTCCTCCAGGAGGTCAACTCCCCATCCCCGGCCAACGATGAATTGCCCACCCCAGCCCTGCTGGGCTGCGGCGTGGTCATCTTCGGCGCCGACGATTGCCTGGCCAAAAAACGCCGCGATTACCGCCGCCAGCGCCGCCACATCCGCGCCACCCGGCAACGCATCGCCCGCTTGAAATCCCTGCTCGCGCACCTGGGCGTCCTCAAACCGCACCAACTGGACAAGCCCGGCTGCGCCTGGCCCTGGCTCCTGGCCGCCCGCGTCCTCCGCGGTGGCCCCCTGCTCTCCTGGCCGGAGTTGTGGGACGTCCTCCGCTGGTATGCCCACAACCGCGGTTACAACGCCAACCGCCTCTGGAGCCGCCAGGAGCACGGGGAAGAAGAAGATGCGGAAAAAGTGCAAAATGCCCGGCATCTTTTGGAGAAGCATCAGACCCGCACCATGGCCGAAACTATTTGCGCCATTTGCGGCCTGGACCCCCTCGGCAATAAACGCTCCTGCCATCTTCCTGGCGACCAGCGTCCCAAGGGCCTGAACGCCGCCTTCCCACGCGAAATTGTGGAAGCTGAAGTGCTGGACATCCTCGAACGTCACAAAAATCGCCTTCCCCAGCTCAATCAGGCTTTCATACATGCGCTGATGAGCGATTGGAAAGCCATTGGTTGTCCGTCCATTAAATTGCCGGAGCGCTACCACGGCGGCCTCCTCTTTGGCCAGCTTGTCCCACGCTTCGATAACCGCATCATTTCCTCCTGCCCCATCACCTTTGAAAAAGTTTTTCAGCAAACCCTCCAGGAAACCCAAGACCCCAAAGAGGCCGAGCACCGCGCCACCAAAGCCGCCAAAGTGCCCGCCGCCAAATGTCCGGAATTCCTGCGCTTCCGCTGGGCCATGCTCCTGGCCAACGTCAAAATCTCCCAGGCCGGCAACGGCCATGTGCGCCCGCTATCCGTAACAGAACGGCAAACCCTGCACCAAAAAATGGAGGCCAAAGGCTTCCTGACCAAGGACGAATTCAAAAAAGCCGTGCGAGAATTGACCCACAACCAGCCCGACAACCTGGACCAGATGCTCATGCCGCCGGATGCCGACAAAATGCTCGTCCTTGACCCGGTCAAAAAGGCGCTTTCGCAGCCCTTCCTAATCGCAATTTGGCCCCATCTGCCCATCCGGCTCCAAAAACGCGCCATCGGCCAGTTACGCCATGGTAAAAGCATTACCTTGGCAGAGCTTTGCAAAAACGCCTCGGAAGAAGAACGGCGGCGCCTCCAGCAAGCCCTCCAGGATTTTGCCGCCCAGGAAAATACCAAGAAGAAACGTGGCCAGACCCACACCGTGGAGGACTGGCTCAAACAACGCCTCCATGCCGACCTCCCCAGCGCCCGCGCCCCTTACACCCGCGAAGTCATGCGCCAGGCATGGCAGGACGTCATGGAAAAAGGCATCCACCCCAAGGAAAAAGACGGTTGCCTCTACCGCGATGAAGCCATCCGCGAAGCCCAAATCCAACGCAGCATTGACCAACAAACCAACAACCATCTCGTCCGCCATCGTCTCAAAATCCTCGAGCGCCTCCACCAGGACATCCTCAAAGCCTATGCCAATGAGGACCCATCGCGCATCAAACGCATCACCATCGAGGTCAACCGCGAATTGCGCGACTACTCCGGCATGACCCGCAAAGAGCAGGAACAAGACCTGGGCCAGCGCCTTGCCCATTTTAAATCAGCCGTCAAAAAACTGGAGGAAGACCTCAAAGGGAACAATATCCGCATCACCGCCGGCCTCATCCGCAAGGCGCGCATCGCCATGGATTTGGACTGGACCTGCCCTTACACCGGCAAAGATTACGATGCCATTACCCTGGCCAGAAAGGGCGTGGACAAAGACCACGTCATCCCGCGCAGTCAACGCGCCAGCGACAGCCTGGATTCCCTCGTCATCACCTTCCCGGAAGTCAACCGCATGAAAGGCAAACGCACCGCCCTGGCGTTCATTGAGGAATTCCAAGGCCGCACCGTGGAAGGACGCCCCGACCTCACCATCCGCACCGTCAGCCAATACCGCCAATGGGTGGAAAGCCTGGATACCCGCAAAGGACATGCAGAAGATATACGCCGTAAAAAACGCCGCAAAGAACTCCTCCTCCTCCGCGACTATGTCGAGGAGGAATTCACCCCCCGTGACCTGACCCAAACCTCCCAGTTGGTCCGTCTGGGCGCCGCTTTGTTGCAACGTCCCTATCTTGAACTCGAGCAAAAACCCGTCATCACCTCCCTCCCCGGCAGCGTAACTGCCTTCATCCGCCGCGGCTGGCAATTGCTGGGATGCCTCAGCCTGGCCAACCCCCAGGTCCTCGACGAATCCGGCCACGTCCGCACAAAGGATGAAATCCGCGGCATCACTCACCTGCACCACGCCTTGGATGCCTGCACCCTCGCCCTCGCCAGCCATTACCTCCCCCGCGATGGCCACTTCTGGCGCCTCCTGCTCAAACGCCGTCTCAATTCCGCCGAGCAACGACAGCTCGCCCACGCCACCCGCGGCCTATGCCAATTCAACAACGACGGTGAAGTTGTCCTCCGTGACCTGCCCGCCGCGTTCAAAGAACAATTGCGCCAGCGCCTCGCCGAGCGCCGCGTCGTCCAGCACATCCCCAAAGACATGTCCGGCCTGCCGGCCGAGGAAACCGTTTATCGCGTCTTCGACCCCCAGGACTCCCACCCCTCCGCCAAGCGCCTGCGCCGCTGGTTTGAAGCCCAAAAGGTCAAAATCCCCGCACCCCAAGATGACACCGTCCTCATCGTGTGCCGCAAGCGCATCTCTTCGGCAGATGCCCAGTCCGGCACCGTCTTGCATGAAACCAAAACCTGGCGCTGGGTGTACAAAGAAGTCGAGAAATCCAAACTCATCGGCTTGAACCCCGAACCCGGCTCCCCGGGCAAACTCAAAAAACTTAAGGCCGTCAAAATCATTGGCGACAACTTTGGCATCGCCCTTGACCCTCAGCCCACCATCATCCGTTTCCACAAAGTCTGGCACCAGCTCCAGGCCCTGCGCCGCCAAAACCAAAACCGCCCCGTCCGCGTTTTGCGTAACGGGCAGCTTATTCGAGTGCCCGATGGTAGGTACGAAGGCGTGTGGCGTATTGCGAGTGTGAAAGCAGCCATGACTTTGGACATAATCGCACCAGATCGGGTTAAAGTCGAAAGCAAGGGAGTTGGAATTAAAAGAGATGTAAAACTTGCAACCCTTGTAAAAAACGCAATGGAAATTCTCGATTCCAGCTACGTCGGAATTGCAGCATGTCCTATCACATCGTCAACATAG
- the cas2 gene encoding CRISPR-associated endonuclease Cas2 — MDTEKYKMGWLIVAFDLPVLTPKQRKAATDFRKFLLDDGYLMVQLSVYARPCVSFARQETHLERLRKAIPPEGSVRAIFVTRAQWERSFVITGSPAAPTDPEAMPEQMQFW, encoded by the coding sequence ATGGATACGGAGAAGTACAAAATGGGCTGGCTCATCGTTGCCTTCGACCTCCCTGTGCTGACCCCCAAACAGCGCAAGGCGGCCACCGATTTTCGCAAATTCCTCCTCGACGACGGCTACCTCATGGTACAATTGAGCGTCTATGCCCGCCCCTGCGTCTCTTTCGCCCGCCAGGAAACCCACCTCGAACGCCTTAGAAAGGCCATTCCCCCTGAAGGCTCAGTGCGCGCTATCTTTGTCACCCGCGCCCAATGGGAACGCTCCTTTGTCATTACCGGCTCGCCAGCCGCTCCCACCGACCCTGAAGCCATGCCAGAACAAATGCAATTCTGGTAA
- the cas1 gene encoding type II CRISPR-associated endonuclease Cas1 has product MSYHIVNIDSPQCSISCRDGQLVCKTADSERKLPLEDVAAIIITSFSASIHSHLFLQAAKHGVALILCEAFKPASLVLPARRATDTLLCRAQIALSEHQRAALWQKTIEAKCQNQLALAESLAPRHERLPDLRTAARSRKPHKESFCARYYWQILGSALNTPDFNRGRHAGSWNNLLNYGYAVLLSATLQKLFALGLDPTFGISHATRERSTPLAYDLMEPFRPCVDWRVIQWMLNHPHATAWEVTKEFRQWVTGFAIERVEYLGFNLDIHGCLEGVIRGFRRAVVEKQTRYYRPWLTKNGFAKVEKITNQQLS; this is encoded by the coding sequence ATGTCCTATCACATCGTCAACATAGACTCTCCGCAATGCTCCATCAGTTGTCGCGACGGCCAGCTCGTCTGCAAAACGGCTGACTCCGAACGCAAGCTGCCGCTGGAAGATGTGGCCGCCATTATCATTACCAGCTTCTCCGCCTCCATCCACAGCCATCTCTTCCTGCAGGCGGCCAAACATGGCGTGGCCCTCATTTTGTGCGAGGCCTTCAAGCCCGCCAGTCTCGTCCTCCCCGCCCGGAGGGCCACCGACACGCTGCTTTGCCGCGCACAAATCGCCCTCAGCGAACATCAGCGCGCCGCCCTTTGGCAAAAAACCATCGAGGCCAAATGCCAGAACCAGCTTGCCCTGGCCGAGTCCTTGGCCCCCCGCCATGAACGCCTGCCCGACTTGCGCACCGCCGCTCGCAGCCGCAAACCTCACAAGGAATCCTTTTGTGCCCGATATTACTGGCAAATCCTAGGCTCCGCCCTGAACACGCCCGACTTCAATCGTGGACGCCATGCAGGCAGTTGGAATAACCTGCTCAACTATGGATATGCCGTCCTCCTCTCCGCCACCCTCCAAAAACTTTTTGCCCTGGGGCTGGACCCAACCTTTGGCATCTCGCACGCCACCCGCGAGCGCAGCACCCCCCTGGCTTATGACCTCATGGAACCCTTCCGCCCCTGCGTGGATTGGCGCGTCATCCAGTGGATGCTCAACCACCCCCACGCCACCGCTTGGGAAGTCACCAAGGAATTCCGCCAATGGGTCACCGGTTTCGCCATCGAGCGCGTGGAATACCTCGGCTTCAACCTGGACATTCACGGCTGCCTGGAAGGCGTAATCCGCGGCTTCCGCCGGGCGGTGGTGGAAAAACAAACCAGATATTACCGCCCCTGGCTGACCAAAAATGGTTTTGCCAAAGTTGAAAAAATTACAAACCAGCAGCTTTCCTGA